The following coding sequences are from one Pseudomonas oryzae window:
- the ureC gene encoding urease subunit alpha, whose protein sequence is MSRISRQAYADMFGPTVGDRVRLADTELWVHVEHDYTLYGEEVKFGGGKVIRDGMGQGQMLAADCVDLVLTNALIIDHWGIVKADIGVKSGRIVAIGKAGNPDIQPGVTIPVGPATEVIAAEGKIVTAGGIDAHIHFICPQQCEEALTSGVTTMLGGGTGPATGTNATTCTPGPWYIARMLQVADSLPVNIGLLGKGNVSRPEALREQIAAGAIGLKLHEDWGSTPAAIDCCLGVAEETDTQVAIHTDTLNESGFVEDTLKAIGDRTIHTFHTEGAGGGHAPDIITACSHANVLPSSTNPTLPYTINTVDEHLDMLMVCHHLDPSIAEDVAFAESRIRRETIAAEDILHDIGAFSMTSSDSQAMGRVGEVVLRTWQVAHKMKLQRGPLAQDSAYSDNFRVKRYIAKYTINPAISHGIAHEVGSIELGKLADLVLWSPAFFGVKPALVLKGGMIATAPMGDINASIPTPQPVHYRPMFGSFGAARHATRMTFLSQAAIAAGVPQQLNLASLIGEVRGCRSVRKTDMIHNGLLPQIEVDSQTYQVRADGELLVCEPAESLPMAQRYFLF, encoded by the coding sequence ATGAGCCGCATTTCCCGGCAAGCCTATGCCGACATGTTCGGCCCCACCGTCGGCGACCGGGTGCGTCTGGCCGACACCGAGCTGTGGGTGCACGTCGAGCACGACTACACCCTCTACGGCGAGGAAGTGAAGTTCGGCGGCGGCAAGGTGATCCGCGACGGCATGGGTCAGGGCCAGATGCTGGCCGCTGACTGCGTCGATCTGGTGCTGACCAACGCGCTGATCATCGACCACTGGGGCATCGTCAAGGCCGACATCGGCGTGAAGAGCGGGCGCATCGTCGCCATCGGCAAGGCCGGCAATCCGGACATCCAGCCCGGCGTGACCATCCCGGTCGGCCCGGCTACCGAGGTGATCGCCGCCGAAGGCAAGATCGTCACCGCTGGCGGCATCGACGCCCACATCCACTTCATCTGCCCGCAGCAGTGCGAGGAGGCGCTGACCTCCGGCGTCACCACCATGCTCGGCGGCGGCACCGGGCCGGCCACCGGCACCAACGCCACCACTTGTACCCCCGGACCCTGGTACATCGCACGTATGCTCCAGGTTGCCGACAGCCTGCCGGTCAACATCGGCCTGCTCGGCAAGGGCAACGTCTCGCGCCCCGAGGCGCTGCGCGAGCAGATCGCCGCCGGGGCCATCGGCCTCAAACTGCACGAGGACTGGGGCTCCACCCCGGCGGCCATCGACTGCTGCCTCGGCGTGGCCGAGGAAACCGACACCCAGGTGGCGATCCACACCGACACCCTCAACGAGTCCGGCTTCGTCGAGGACACCCTGAAGGCCATCGGCGACCGCACCATCCACACCTTCCACACCGAAGGTGCCGGCGGCGGTCACGCGCCGGACATCATCACCGCCTGCAGCCACGCCAACGTGCTGCCGTCGTCGACCAACCCGACGCTGCCCTACACCATCAACACGGTGGACGAGCACCTCGACATGCTGATGGTCTGCCACCACCTCGACCCGAGCATCGCCGAGGACGTAGCCTTCGCAGAATCGCGCATCCGCCGCGAAACCATCGCCGCCGAGGACATCCTCCACGATATCGGCGCCTTCTCCATGACTTCGTCGGATTCGCAGGCGATGGGCCGGGTAGGGGAAGTGGTGCTGCGCACCTGGCAGGTGGCGCACAAGATGAAGCTGCAGCGCGGCCCGCTGGCCCAGGATTCGGCCTACAGCGACAACTTCCGGGTCAAGCGCTACATCGCCAAGTACACCATCAACCCGGCGATCAGCCACGGCATCGCCCACGAAGTCGGCTCCATCGAGCTGGGCAAGCTGGCCGATCTGGTGCTGTGGTCGCCGGCGTTCTTCGGCGTCAAGCCTGCGCTGGTGCTCAAGGGCGGCATGATCGCCACCGCGCCGATGGGCGACATCAACGCCTCGATCCCGACCCCGCAGCCGGTGCACTACCGGCCGATGTTCGGCTCGTTCGGCGCTGCACGGCATGCCACGCGGATGACCTTTCTGTCGCAGGCCGCCATCGCCGCCGGCGTACCGCAGCAGCTCAATCTCGCCAGCCTGATCGGCGAGGTGCGCGGCTGCCGCAGTGTGCGCAAGACCGACATGATCCACAACGGCCTCCTGCCGCAGATCGAAGTCGATTCGCAGACCTACCAGGTACGCGCCGATGGCGAGCTGCTGGTATGCGAGCCGGCCGAATCGCTGCCGATGGCGCAGCGCTATTTCTTGTTTTAA
- the ureG gene encoding urease accessory protein UreG → MQDYKQPLRVGVGGPVGSGKTALLEALCKAMRDHYQIAVVTNDIYTKEDQRILTEAGALEPERIVGVETGGCPHTAIREDASMNLAAVEDLARKFGNLEVIFVESGGDNLSATFSPELADLTIYVIDVAEGEKIPRKGGPGITKSDFLVINKIDLAPYVGASLEVMESDTNRMRPQRPWAFTNLKTGHGLQTLIDFIVERGMLNPIR, encoded by the coding sequence ATGCAAGACTACAAGCAACCCCTGCGCGTCGGTGTCGGCGGCCCGGTCGGCTCCGGCAAGACCGCGCTGCTCGAAGCCCTGTGCAAGGCCATGCGCGACCACTACCAGATCGCCGTGGTCACCAACGACATCTACACCAAGGAAGACCAGCGCATCCTCACCGAGGCCGGCGCGCTGGAGCCCGAGCGCATCGTCGGCGTGGAAACCGGTGGCTGCCCGCACACCGCGATCCGCGAGGACGCCTCGATGAACTTGGCCGCCGTGGAAGACCTGGCGCGCAAGTTCGGCAATCTGGAAGTGATCTTCGTGGAGAGCGGTGGCGACAACCTGTCCGCCACCTTCAGCCCGGAGCTGGCCGACCTCACCATCTACGTCATCGACGTGGCCGAGGGTGAGAAGATCCCGCGCAAGGGCGGCCCCGGTATCACCAAGTCCGACTTCCTGGTGATCAACAAGATCGACCTCGCGCCCTACGTCGGCGCCTCGCTGGAAGTGATGGAGAGCGACACCAACCGCATGCGCCCGCAGCGCCCCTGGGCCTTCACCAACCTGAAGACCGGCCACGGCCTGCAGACGCTGATCGACTTCATCGTCGAGCGGGGGATGCTCAATCCGATCCGCTGA
- a CDS encoding urease subunit gamma, whose amino-acid sequence MELTPREKDKLLLFTAALLAERRLARGLKLNYPEAIALISAAVMEGARDGRTVAELMESGRQVLNRDQVMEGVPEMIPDVQVEATFPDGSKLVTVHNPII is encoded by the coding sequence ATGGAACTGACCCCCCGCGAGAAAGACAAGCTGCTGCTGTTCACTGCGGCGCTGCTGGCCGAGCGCCGGCTGGCCCGTGGCCTGAAACTCAACTATCCCGAGGCCATCGCCCTGATCAGTGCCGCGGTGATGGAAGGCGCCCGCGACGGCCGCACCGTCGCCGAGCTGATGGAATCCGGCCGCCAGGTGCTGAACCGCGACCAGGTGATGGAAGGCGTGCCGGAGATGATTCCCGACGTACAGGTCGAGGCGACCTTCCCGGACGGCAGCAAGCTGGTGACGGTACACAACCCGATCATTTGA
- the urtA gene encoding urea ABC transporter substrate-binding protein — MKRRPLLKTAFAASALVLSGLFPFTVQAAETIKVGILHSLSGTMAISETSLKDMALMTIEEINAKGGVNGKQLEPVVVDPASNWPLFAEKARQLLTQDKVDVVFGCWTSVSRKSVLPVFEELNGLLFYPVQYEGEEMSPNVFYTGAAPNQQAIPAVEYLMSEDGGSAQRFFLLGTDYVYPRTTNKILRAYLKSKGVADKDIEEVYTPFGHSDYQTIVANIKKFSAGGKTAVISTVNGDSNVPFYKELASQGIEATDVPVVAFSVGEEELRGIDTKPLVGHLAAWNYFQSLENPANSAFVNKWQAYAKAKNLPGADKAVTNDPMEATYVGIHMWAQAVEKTGTTEVDKVREALAGQSFEAPSGYTLTMDKTNHHLHKPVMIGEVQEDGQFSVVWQTEGPLRAQPWSPFIPGNDKKPDYAVKGN, encoded by the coding sequence ATGAAACGCCGTCCCCTGCTCAAGACCGCCTTCGCCGCCAGCGCCCTGGTCCTCAGCGGCCTGTTCCCCTTCACCGTGCAGGCCGCCGAGACCATCAAGGTCGGCATCCTCCACTCGCTGTCCGGGACCATGGCCATCTCCGAGACCTCGCTCAAGGACATGGCGCTGATGACCATCGAGGAGATCAACGCCAAGGGCGGGGTCAACGGCAAGCAGCTGGAGCCGGTGGTGGTCGACCCGGCCTCCAACTGGCCGCTGTTCGCCGAGAAGGCCCGCCAGTTGCTGACCCAGGACAAGGTCGACGTGGTGTTCGGCTGCTGGACCTCGGTGTCGCGCAAGTCGGTGCTGCCGGTGTTCGAGGAGCTCAACGGCCTGCTGTTCTATCCGGTGCAGTACGAGGGCGAGGAGATGTCGCCGAACGTGTTCTACACCGGCGCCGCGCCGAACCAGCAGGCCATCCCGGCGGTCGAGTACCTGATGAGCGAGGACGGCGGCAGCGCCCAGCGCTTCTTCCTGCTCGGTACCGACTACGTCTACCCGCGCACCACCAACAAGATCCTGCGCGCCTACCTGAAGTCCAAGGGCGTGGCCGACAAGGACATCGAGGAGGTCTACACCCCGTTCGGCCACAGCGATTACCAGACCATCGTCGCCAACATCAAGAAGTTCTCCGCCGGCGGCAAGACCGCGGTGATCTCCACCGTCAACGGCGACTCCAACGTGCCCTTCTACAAGGAACTGGCCAGCCAGGGCATCGAAGCCACCGACGTACCGGTGGTGGCCTTCTCGGTCGGCGAGGAGGAACTGCGCGGCATCGACACCAAACCACTGGTCGGCCACCTGGCCGCCTGGAACTACTTCCAGTCGCTGGAGAACCCGGCCAACAGCGCGTTCGTCAACAAGTGGCAGGCCTACGCCAAGGCGAAGAACCTGCCGGGCGCCGACAAGGCGGTGACCAACGACCCGATGGAGGCCACCTACGTCGGCATCCACATGTGGGCGCAGGCGGTCGAGAAGACCGGCACCACCGAGGTCGACAAGGTCCGCGAGGCGCTGGCCGGCCAGTCGTTCGAGGCGCCGTCCGGCTACACCCTGACCATGGACAAGACCAACCACCACCTGCACAAGCCGGTGATGATCGGCGAGGTTCAGGAGGACGGCCAGTTCTCGGTGGTCTGGCAGACCGAAGGCCCGCTGCGTGCTCAGCCGTGGAGCCCGTTCATCCCCGGTAACGACAAGAAGCCGGACTACGCAGTGAAGGGCAACTGA
- a CDS encoding response regulator transcription factor has translation MNLVERADQSIVLIVDDLPDNLALLSDALEQAGHMVLVALDGSTALERMQRLKPDIVLLDALMPGIDGFETCRRIKAHAEFEDVPVLFMTALTESEHVLEGFAAGGVDYVTKPIHPEQVLARIASHLRTARSLREAREASQQAAAPGVEEVRAALARRYQLTGREVEVLEWVACGKTNRDIGEILGLSPRTVNKHLEHVYVKLGVETRTAAASVVMALGGSRA, from the coding sequence ATGAATCTTGTCGAGCGTGCCGATCAGAGCATCGTGCTGATCGTCGACGACCTGCCGGACAACCTGGCGCTGCTGTCCGATGCTCTCGAACAGGCCGGGCACATGGTGTTGGTGGCGCTGGACGGCAGCACCGCGCTGGAGCGCATGCAGCGTCTCAAGCCCGACATCGTCCTGCTCGACGCGCTGATGCCGGGCATCGACGGCTTCGAGACCTGCCGGAGGATCAAGGCGCACGCCGAATTCGAGGACGTGCCGGTGCTGTTCATGACTGCACTGACCGAAAGCGAGCACGTGCTCGAGGGCTTCGCCGCCGGTGGGGTCGACTACGTGACCAAGCCGATCCATCCCGAGCAGGTGCTGGCCCGCATCGCCTCCCACCTGCGCACCGCCCGCTCGCTGCGTGAGGCCCGCGAGGCCTCGCAGCAGGCAGCGGCGCCGGGCGTCGAGGAAGTGCGTGCGGCGCTGGCCCGCCGCTACCAGCTGACCGGCCGCGAGGTGGAGGTGCTGGAGTGGGTGGCCTGCGGCAAGACCAACCGCGACATCGGCGAGATCCTCGGCCTCAGCCCGCGAACGGTGAACAAGCACCTGGAGCACGTCTACGTGAAGCTCGGCGTGGAAACCCGCACCGCCGCCGCCTCGGTGGTGATGGCGCTCGGAGGCTCGCGCGCATGA
- the ureE gene encoding urease accessory protein UreE, with product MIRLTRRLDAGTPSASLTLPIDSRIKSRLRVTLDDGRDAGLFLERGQLLRGGQLLGDDEGSIVVQVLAANETVSTMCTDDALALARACYHLGNRHVPLQIEAGFVRYQHDHVLDDMLRGFGLEVQVEQAPFEPEAGAYQSGAGHSHSHAHDHSHDAHPFVRAPGHHHH from the coding sequence ATGATCCGACTTACCAGACGCCTGGACGCAGGCACCCCGAGCGCCAGCCTGACCCTGCCCATCGACAGCCGCATCAAGAGCCGGCTGCGCGTCACCCTCGATGACGGCCGCGACGCCGGCCTGTTCCTCGAGCGCGGCCAGCTGCTGCGCGGCGGCCAGCTGTTGGGCGATGACGAGGGCAGCATCGTGGTGCAGGTGCTGGCGGCCAACGAGACAGTCTCCACCATGTGCACCGACGACGCGCTCGCGCTGGCGCGTGCCTGCTACCACCTGGGCAACCGCCACGTTCCCCTGCAGATCGAAGCCGGATTCGTGCGTTACCAGCACGATCACGTACTCGACGACATGCTGCGCGGCTTCGGCCTCGAAGTGCAGGTCGAACAGGCGCCCTTCGAGCCGGAAGCCGGGGCCTACCAGAGCGGTGCGGGCCACTCGCACAGCCACGCCCATGATCACAGCCATGACGCGCACCCCTTCGTGCGCGCCCCCGGCCACCACCATCACTGA
- a CDS encoding urease subunit beta, with amino-acid sequence MIPGEIQVADGDIELNEGRERVTLTVANYGDRPVQVGSHYHFYEVNPALVFDRHEARGFRLDIAAGTAVRFEPGQARTVTLVALAGKREVYGFRGEVMGKLEGNP; translated from the coding sequence ATGATTCCCGGAGAAATCCAGGTCGCCGACGGCGACATCGAGCTGAACGAGGGCCGCGAGCGGGTGACGCTGACGGTGGCCAACTACGGGGACCGCCCGGTGCAGGTCGGCTCGCACTACCACTTCTACGAGGTCAACCCGGCGTTGGTGTTCGATCGCCATGAAGCGCGCGGATTCCGCCTCGACATCGCCGCAGGAACCGCGGTGCGCTTCGAGCCGGGCCAGGCGCGTACCGTCACCCTGGTGGCGCTGGCCGGAAAGCGCGAGGTTTACGGTTTCCGTGGTGAGGTGATGGGCAAACTGGAGGGCAACCCATGA
- a CDS encoding urease accessory protein UreD — protein MPLGSSTTRFAPADDGWRAHLALRFERRATRSELVGRRHYGPLTVQRPFYPEGEPAHIYLLHPPGGVVGGDRLHLQVQLEEGSHALLTMPGATKFYRSAGPTSLLEQHFQVAAGATLEWLPQDSILFPGAKMRLHTRFQLEPGARLMAWETLCLGRPVMGETFDHGRLDSLLVVELGGEPLLHERLRLDGGSLAKVGGLPLLATFCIAPATETLLEQAREELAGLPHPVGATLLDEHLLVIRLLDDDNQRLQSTLQRLWQRLRPAVIGRAPCPPRIWAT, from the coding sequence ATGCCGCTCGGCAGCAGCACCACCCGTTTCGCCCCGGCCGACGACGGCTGGCGTGCGCATCTGGCCCTGCGCTTCGAGCGCCGCGCCACCCGCAGCGAACTGGTCGGCCGCCGCCATTACGGCCCACTCACCGTGCAGCGCCCCTTTTACCCGGAGGGCGAGCCGGCGCATATTTATCTGCTGCACCCGCCGGGTGGTGTGGTCGGCGGCGACCGCCTGCATCTGCAGGTGCAGCTGGAGGAGGGCAGCCATGCGCTGCTGACCATGCCTGGCGCCACCAAGTTCTACCGCAGCGCCGGCCCTACCTCGCTGCTGGAGCAGCACTTTCAGGTGGCCGCCGGTGCCACCCTGGAATGGCTGCCGCAGGACAGCATCCTGTTCCCCGGCGCCAAGATGCGCCTGCACACCCGCTTCCAGCTCGAACCGGGCGCCCGGCTGATGGCCTGGGAAACCCTGTGTCTCGGCCGTCCGGTAATGGGCGAAACCTTCGACCACGGCCGCCTCGATAGCCTGCTGGTGGTCGAACTGGGCGGCGAGCCGCTGCTGCACGAGCGCCTGCGCCTGGATGGCGGCTCGCTTGCCAAGGTCGGCGGCCTGCCGCTGCTGGCCACCTTCTGCATCGCCCCGGCGACCGAAACCCTGCTGGAGCAGGCCCGCGAGGAACTCGCCGGCCTGCCGCACCCGGTCGGGGCGACCCTGCTCGATGAACACCTGCTGGTCATCCGTCTGCTCGACGACGACAACCAGCGTCTGCAATCCACCCTGCAGCGCCTGTGGCAGCGCCTGCGCCCGGCTGTGATTGGCCGTGCCCCCTGTCCGCCGCGCATCTGGGCCACCTGA
- a CDS encoding hybrid sensor histidine kinase/response regulator, which translates to MHANGPQRIVNIRRDYNGWVADETREDYALRYTPKSFRKWSEGRIANTALGTLSFLVLEAIGATLVLNYGFTNSLLAILAMSLVIFLTGLPISYYAARHGIDMDLLTRAAGFGYIGSTITSLIYASFTFLFFALEAAVMAVALQMYFTIPLGLAYVVSALVVIPLAMYGITRISRLQAWTQPLWLILLLLPFAAVLLGNPGLPGELMEFVGKRADNGFDLVSFGLACTLVLALVTQIGEQVDYLRFLPAQTRANRGRWWAALLLAGPGWIVPGALKMLGGALLAVLALQHDVSPEHAAEPAQLYRVAYQYVFADPRWAMAAMVLLVVVSQVKINVTNAYAGSLAWSNFFARITHSHPGRVVWLVFNVGIALMLMVLGVVEAIEQVLGLYANVAIAWIGAMVADLVINKPLGLSPRLIEFKRAYLHDINPVGVGAMLLASLLSIIAYAGAFGVEAQALAPVIALGTALLAAPLLAWFTKGRYYIARAHQSELLLPHNQQGKVECGVCGNAYEEPDMAWCPAYGAPICSLCCSLDARCGDQCKPRVPLLERFEAGLARLLPGVAVPRLHTRLLHYLLVFGLMIVLTAGAMALVYGQVSHGLEQNPADAARTLQQGFLKAFLILALFVGVLAWWVVLNRESRRVALEESNRQTRLLIQEIDAHRETDAQLQKAKEAAEAASAAKSRYVTGLSHELRTPLNSILGYTQILRRDTGLGERHQDALATIHRSGDHLLSLIDGLLDVARIEAGKLNLEPCEIDFAEFVDQLAKMCALQAGEKGLAFHLERAGHMPAVVRGDEKRLRQILINLLGNAVRYTEHGSVTLRVGYLRQTATFEILDTGIGMHAEQLERLFQPFERGDPTREDHGLGLGLTIARMLSVLMGGELTVSSEPGQGTRFQLRLYLPAVRVPQALLAEEHDIVGYRGPRRRILVVDDHVEHRKVLAGLLEPLGFEIAMAASGQEALSQVSLLNPDLILMDLSMPQMDGWQTSRLIRQSVGSQAPIIVVSANAFADEGERRLDPACNDYLAKPVHGPALLEKIRQHLGLDWLRRESAAPAPPRELDLPAQALAELGELAALGYVRGVIERLDCLEREEPDCAAVIERLRGLARRFQLDELARCLAQATPRAAQPPMESSQ; encoded by the coding sequence GTGCACGCCAACGGACCCCAGCGCATCGTCAACATCCGCCGCGACTACAACGGCTGGGTCGCCGACGAGACGCGGGAAGACTACGCCCTGCGCTACACACCCAAGTCGTTTCGCAAATGGTCGGAGGGGCGCATCGCCAACACCGCCCTCGGCACCTTGTCGTTCCTGGTGTTGGAGGCGATCGGCGCCACCCTGGTGCTCAACTACGGCTTCACCAACAGCCTGTTGGCGATCCTCGCCATGAGTCTGGTGATATTCCTCACCGGCCTGCCGATCAGCTACTACGCCGCGCGCCACGGCATCGACATGGACCTGCTGACCCGTGCCGCCGGCTTCGGCTACATCGGCTCGACCATCACCTCGCTGATCTACGCCAGCTTCACCTTCCTGTTCTTCGCCCTCGAGGCGGCGGTGATGGCAGTGGCGCTGCAGATGTACTTCACCATACCGCTGGGCCTGGCCTACGTGGTCAGCGCCCTGGTGGTAATCCCGCTGGCGATGTACGGCATCACCCGGATCAGCCGCCTGCAGGCCTGGACCCAGCCGCTCTGGCTGATCCTGCTGCTGCTGCCTTTTGCCGCCGTGCTGCTAGGCAATCCGGGGTTGCCCGGAGAACTGATGGAATTCGTCGGCAAGCGTGCTGACAACGGCTTCGATCTGGTGTCCTTTGGCCTGGCCTGCACCCTGGTGCTGGCGCTGGTCACGCAGATCGGCGAGCAGGTCGACTACCTGCGCTTTCTGCCCGCACAAACCCGCGCCAACCGCGGGCGCTGGTGGGCGGCACTGCTGCTGGCCGGTCCCGGCTGGATCGTTCCCGGTGCGCTGAAGATGCTGGGCGGCGCGCTGCTGGCAGTGCTCGCCCTGCAGCATGACGTGAGCCCGGAGCATGCCGCCGAGCCGGCGCAGTTGTACCGGGTGGCCTATCAGTACGTGTTCGCCGACCCGCGCTGGGCGATGGCCGCGATGGTGCTGCTGGTGGTGGTGTCGCAGGTGAAGATCAACGTCACCAACGCCTACGCCGGTTCGCTGGCCTGGTCGAACTTCTTCGCACGCATCACCCACAGCCATCCGGGGCGGGTGGTCTGGCTGGTGTTCAACGTCGGCATCGCCCTGATGCTCATGGTGCTGGGCGTGGTCGAGGCCATCGAACAGGTGCTCGGCCTGTACGCCAACGTCGCGATCGCCTGGATCGGCGCGATGGTCGCCGATCTGGTGATCAACAAGCCGCTCGGCCTGTCGCCGCGGCTGATCGAGTTCAAGCGCGCCTACCTGCACGACATCAACCCGGTGGGTGTCGGTGCCATGCTGCTCGCCTCGCTGCTGTCGATCATCGCCTATGCCGGGGCGTTCGGCGTGGAGGCCCAGGCGCTGGCGCCGGTCATCGCCCTGGGCACCGCGCTGCTCGCTGCACCTCTGCTGGCCTGGTTCACCAAGGGGCGCTACTACATCGCCCGTGCGCACCAGAGCGAACTGCTGCTGCCCCACAATCAGCAGGGCAAGGTCGAGTGCGGGGTGTGCGGCAACGCCTACGAGGAACCGGACATGGCCTGGTGCCCGGCCTACGGCGCGCCAATCTGCTCGTTGTGCTGCTCGCTGGACGCCCGTTGCGGCGACCAGTGCAAGCCGCGGGTGCCGCTGCTCGAGCGTTTCGAGGCCGGACTCGCTCGCCTGCTGCCTGGCGTCGCCGTGCCGCGCCTGCACACCCGCCTGCTGCACTACCTGCTGGTGTTCGGCCTGATGATCGTGCTCACCGCCGGCGCCATGGCGCTGGTCTACGGCCAGGTTTCCCACGGTCTCGAGCAGAACCCGGCCGATGCGGCCAGGACCCTGCAGCAGGGTTTCCTCAAGGCCTTCCTGATCCTCGCCCTGTTCGTCGGCGTACTGGCCTGGTGGGTGGTGCTCAACCGCGAGAGTCGGCGGGTGGCGCTGGAGGAGTCGAACCGCCAGACCCGCCTGCTGATCCAGGAAATCGACGCGCACCGAGAAACCGACGCCCAGCTGCAGAAGGCCAAGGAAGCCGCTGAGGCGGCCAGTGCAGCGAAGAGTCGTTACGTCACCGGTCTGTCCCACGAGCTGCGTACACCGCTCAACAGCATCCTCGGCTACACGCAGATCCTGCGGCGTGACACAGGCCTCGGCGAGCGCCACCAGGATGCCCTGGCCACCATCCACCGCAGCGGCGACCACCTGCTGTCACTGATCGATGGCCTGCTCGACGTGGCACGTATCGAGGCCGGCAAGCTCAACCTGGAACCCTGCGAGATCGACTTCGCCGAGTTCGTCGATCAGTTGGCCAAGATGTGCGCCCTGCAGGCCGGCGAAAAGGGCCTGGCCTTCCACCTTGAGCGTGCTGGACACATGCCGGCTGTGGTGCGCGGCGACGAAAAGCGTCTGCGCCAGATCCTCATCAACCTGCTCGGCAATGCGGTGCGCTATACCGAGCACGGCAGCGTCACCCTGCGAGTCGGCTACCTGCGCCAGACCGCGACCTTCGAGATCCTCGACACCGGCATCGGCATGCACGCCGAGCAGCTCGAGCGGCTGTTCCAGCCCTTCGAGCGCGGCGACCCGACGCGTGAGGATCATGGTCTGGGGCTCGGCCTGACCATCGCCCGCATGCTCAGCGTCCTAATGGGCGGCGAGCTGACGGTAAGCAGCGAGCCGGGGCAGGGCACCCGATTCCAGTTGCGCCTGTATCTGCCGGCGGTGCGCGTGCCGCAGGCGCTGCTGGCCGAGGAACACGACATCGTCGGCTACCGCGGCCCGCGCCGGCGCATCCTGGTGGTCGACGACCATGTGGAGCACCGCAAGGTGCTGGCCGGCCTGCTCGAACCGCTGGGTTTCGAGATCGCCATGGCCGCCAGCGGCCAGGAGGCGCTCAGCCAGGTGTCGCTGCTCAATCCCGACCTGATCCTCATGGACCTGTCCATGCCGCAGATGGATGGCTGGCAGACCAGCCGGCTGATCCGCCAGTCGGTCGGCTCGCAGGCGCCGATCATCGTGGTGTCGGCCAACGCCTTCGCCGACGAGGGCGAGCGGCGCCTCGACCCCGCCTGCAACGACTACCTGGCCAAGCCGGTGCACGGCCCGGCGCTGCTGGAGAAGATCCGCCAGCACCTGGGTCTCGACTGGTTGCGCCGCGAGTCTGCCGCGCCTGCGCCGCCCAGGGAGCTGGATCTGCCGGCGCAGGCGCTGGCCGAGCTGGGCGAGCTGGCTGCGCTAGGCTACGTGCGTGGGGTGATCGAGCGCCTCGACTGCCTGGAGCGCGAGGAGCCGGACTGCGCGGCGGTGATCGAGCGTCTGCGCGGCCTGGCACGACGCTTCCAGCTCGACGAACTGGCGCGCTGCCTGGCCCAGGCCACGCCGCGTGCCGCGCAACCCCCGATGGAGTCTTCGCAATGA
- a CDS encoding DUF6732 family protein: MKKLLPLALLLSAGPAFAHVGHQHTNEHGFLHWLLGSDQVILALGVALAVGVAAWLRPRW, translated from the coding sequence ATGAAAAAGCTCCTGCCCCTTGCCCTGCTGCTGAGCGCCGGCCCGGCCTTCGCCCACGTTGGCCACCAGCACACCAACGAGCACGGCTTCCTGCACTGGCTGCTCGGCAGCGATCAGGTGATCCTCGCTCTCGGCGTTGCCCTGGCCGTAGGTGTCGCCGCCTGGCTGCGACCGCGCTGGTGA
- a CDS encoding urease accessory protein UreF, whose protein sequence is MMNDLKLLRLLQLASSSLPVGGYTYSQGLEWAVEAGWLHGADGFADWQRAQIEETLVHLDWPLLARLYAACAADDAAAFRRWNQLLLASRETRELRAEESQRGQAFARLLAGWQLGQHSDWRESIALTQLGGMAWLAVQWQIPLPSLALGYGWSWLEGAVMAGVKLVPFGQQMAQSLLRDLSSELPAALQRALEVADDDIGAGLPLQAIASACHETQYSRLFRS, encoded by the coding sequence GTGATGAACGACCTCAAGCTGCTGCGCCTGCTGCAACTGGCCAGCTCCAGCCTGCCGGTGGGTGGCTACACCTACTCGCAGGGCCTGGAGTGGGCGGTGGAGGCCGGCTGGCTGCACGGGGCCGACGGCTTCGCCGACTGGCAACGCGCCCAGATCGAGGAGACGTTGGTGCACCTCGACTGGCCGCTGCTGGCGCGCCTGTACGCCGCCTGCGCAGCCGACGATGCCGCGGCCTTCCGCCGCTGGAACCAGCTGCTGCTGGCCAGCCGTGAAACCCGCGAGTTGCGCGCCGAGGAGAGCCAGCGCGGCCAGGCTTTCGCCCGCCTGCTTGCCGGTTGGCAACTCGGCCAGCACAGCGACTGGCGGGAAAGCATCGCTCTGACCCAGCTCGGCGGCATGGCCTGGCTGGCCGTGCAATGGCAGATCCCGTTGCCGTCGCTGGCGCTCGGCTATGGCTGGAGCTGGCTGGAAGGTGCGGTGATGGCCGGCGTCAAGCTGGTGCCCTTCGGCCAGCAGATGGCGCAGAGCCTGCTGCGCGATCTCTCCAGTGAGCTGCCCGCTGCGCTGCAGCGCGCCCTTGAAGTGGCCGACGACGACATCGGCGCCGGTCTGCCCCTGCAGGCCATCGCCTCGGCCTGCCACGAAACCCAGTATTCCCGACTGTTCCGTTCCTGA